GCCCGAGGACCGAACCCGTGAGCGCGACCGCCAGCACGGCGCGCCGCGGCGGGCGCGCGTGCTGCTCGGGGCGGGACATGGTCGCCATCCTCGCACGGCGGGGCCGCGAAATTCCTGGGGCCAGCTACCTCCGGGTATGGTGAGACCTCCCACTCGAGAACAGCAGGAGCAGGCGAAGAATGACCGCGAACCAGTCCGCCCGCACCGAGCGCATCGCCGCGGACCTCGCCGAGGTGCTCGCCCCGCTGGATCTCGTTCTGGAGGACCTCACCGTGATGCCGGCGGGCAAGCGTCGCCTGGTGCGGGTGCTCGTCGACCGCGTGCTGCCGGACGGCGGCGAGCCGACGGACGTCATACCCCCACTCGATCTCGACCAGGTCGCGGACATCACCCGCGTGATCAGTGACCGGCTCGACGAGACGGATGCCATGGGGGAGCAGCCCTACGTGCTGGAGGTGAGTTCACCCGGCACCGACCGCCCGCTGACCCTGCCCCGCCACTTCCGGCGCAATGTCGGGCGGCTGGTCGAGGTGACCGCGCCCGAGCAGGCACCGGTCACCGGTCGCATCACCCGCGCCGACGAGACGGGCTTCACGATCACCGTCACCGGCGCGAAGGGCGCCACGACCGAGCAGTCCTATCTGTATGACGAGGGCCTGCGCGGCGCCGTGCAGGTCGAGTTCAACCGCAGCAGCGATTCAGAAGGAGACGACCACTGATGGACATCGACATGGCCGCGTTGCGGGCGCTGGAGCGCGAGCGGGACATCCCGATGGACGTGATCGTGCCCGCCATCGAGCAGGCGCTGCTGACGGCATACCACCGGGAGGACGGCACCTACCGCACCGCGCGTGTCGAACTCGACCGCAAGACGGGGCACGTGGTGGTGTGGGCGCGCGAGGAGGCGCCCGTCGACGAGGAGGGCAACCGTGGCGAGCCGGGTCCCGAGTTCGACGACACGCCCACCGATTTCGGCCGGGTCGCGGCGGCGACCGCACGGCAGGTCATCGTGCAGCGCATGCGCGACGTCGAGGACGAGGCGATCCTGGGCGACTTCCGGGGCCGCGAGGGAGACGTCGTCGCCGGGGTCATCCAACAATCCAGCGACCCGCACAACGTGCACGTCGACTTCGGCACCGTGGAGGGACTGCTGCCGTCGGCCGAACAGGTGCCGGGGGAGCGTTACGTGCACGGCGAGCGGCTGCGTTCGTATGTCGTGAGCGTGAAGCGCGGCCCCAAGGGCCCGCAGATCATGCTGTCGCGCAAGCACCCCAACCTGGTCCGCAAGCTGTTCGCCCTGGAGGTCCCCGAGATCGCCGACGGCACCGTGGAGATCTCCGCGCTGGCCCGTGAGGCGGGTCATCGCAGCAAGATCGCGGTGCACGCCAAGCACCAGGGTGTCAACGCCAAGGGCGCCTGCATCGGCCCGATGGGCTCGCGCGTGCGTGCGGTCATGACCGAGTTGCGCGGCGAGAAGATCGACATCGTGGACTTCTCCGACGACCCGGCGCAGTTCATCGCCGCGGCGTTGTCGCCCTCCCGGGTCGAATCGGTGGAGATCGTCGACGACCGCGCGCGGTCCGCGCGCGTCATCGTGCCCGACTTCCAGTTGAGCCTGGCGATCGGCAAGGAGGGGCAGAACGCCCGGCTCGCGGCGAAGCTGACCGGGTGGCGCATCGACATCCGCCCGGACACCGTCGCACCCGGCGATTCCGAGACGGCCGACTGACTGCGGTAGGCTGGTGATGAGCGGTCGCACGCGAGGCCGCCGCAATCCATCCGTCTCCACGACCCGGCACGCCGGGTTGCGGACCTGTGTGGGCTGCCGGGCTCGCGACGAACGATCAGCATTGCTGCGGGTGGTCGCACTCGCGGGGAATGACGCGGCGCACGACGATGTTGCGGGGCTCGTCCCCGATGAGCGCGGTCGGCTGCCGGGCCGAGGGGCCTGGCTGCATCCCCGACCGGACTGCCTTGACCTGGCAGACCAGCGGCGAGCCTTTCCGCGCGCGTTGCGGATCACCCACAAGGTGGATCTCACGCGGTTGCGGGACTGGATCGAGCAGCGATGACACGCGGCATACACCGGTATGACGAGTGAACTGTGGCAGGAGCGGCGACGTTCCTGCCGGAAGCAAACGACCGAAGGCGGGTTTTGACGCTGATGAGCACCCGATGAGTACTCAGCGATGAAGCACCCATAACTGGCGGTTTCGTGCTGCCCGGCCACCTGGCCGGCGCGGACCCGGACCGCCGCAAATTCCGACAAGGAGAAGTGTGGCTAAGGTTCGGGTTCACGAGCTCGCGAAAGAGCTCGGAATGCCAAGCAAGGATCTGCTTGCCTACCTGAAGGAGCAGGGCGAGTTCGTCAAGACGGCGAGCTCGACCATCGAGGCTCCGGTAGTGCGCAAGATCAAGGAGAACCCTCCCGCCGGCGCGAAGGCCGGCGGTGGGTCGACGGATTCCAGGGCAACGGCGAAGAAGGCGGCACCGACGCCGCCCACCGCCCAGAAGTCCAGTTCCACGACGACGACCCCGGCACCAGCGCCGGGACCGAAGGCGCCGGTCGGCCGGACCGCGCCCAAGCCCGGCCCGAAGGCGGCCCCCCAGCCGACGAGCGCCCCGGAAGCACCGGCTGCGAAGCAGGCTGCTCCGGCGCCCGCTCCGGCCCCGGCTCCCGCGGCCAAGCCGGCAACACCCGCACCGGCACCGGCACCGGCGCCGGCCGCTCGCAGGAGTGGCCCGCGTCCTGCGGCGCCGGGTCCGCGTCCGGGTCAGGGTGGTGCGGCACGCTCCGGCGGGCAGCGTGGCGGTGCACCGCGTCCGGGCGCACCCCGGCCGGGCAACAACCCGTTCTCGTCCAGCCAGGGCATGCGGTCCGGTGGACCGGCGCGCCCGGGCAACAACCCCTTCGCGCCCAGCCAGGGTATGCCGCGTCCGGCCTCCGGTCGGGGCGGCAACGCCGCCGGTGCCGGCGGCCCCCGTCCGGGTGCTCCGCGCCCCGGCGGCCCGCGCCCGGCTGCCCCGCGTCCCGGCGCACCACGCCCCAACCCGGGCATGATGCCGGATCGCGCCGCGGTGCGTCCCGGTGAGCGCCCGGCACGTGGTCGTGGCGGCCCCGGCGGCGGTGCTGGTGGCGGCGGTCCGCGCGGCGGGTTCGGCGGTCGCCCCGGTGGCGGCGGCCGTGGCCCGGGTGGTCGCGGTGGCACGCAGGGTGCGTTCGGACGAGGCGGCGGAAAGGTCCGCGGCCGCAAGTCCAAGCGCGCGAAGCGTCAAGAGTTCGAGCAGATGCAAGCACCCACCATCGGTGGCGTGCAGGTCCCGCGCGGTGACGGTTCGACCGTCGTGCGGATGCGGCGCGGTGCGTCGCTGACCGACTTCGCCGACCGCATCGATGCCAACCCGGCATCGCTGGTGACG
This genomic window from Flexivirga oryzae contains:
- the rimP gene encoding ribosome maturation factor RimP — encoded protein: MTANQSARTERIAADLAEVLAPLDLVLEDLTVMPAGKRRLVRVLVDRVLPDGGEPTDVIPPLDLDQVADITRVISDRLDETDAMGEQPYVLEVSSPGTDRPLTLPRHFRRNVGRLVEVTAPEQAPVTGRITRADETGFTITVTGAKGATTEQSYLYDEGLRGAVQVEFNRSSDSEGDDH
- the nusA gene encoding transcription termination factor NusA, translating into MDIDMAALRALERERDIPMDVIVPAIEQALLTAYHREDGTYRTARVELDRKTGHVVVWAREEAPVDEEGNRGEPGPEFDDTPTDFGRVAAATARQVIVQRMRDVEDEAILGDFRGREGDVVAGVIQQSSDPHNVHVDFGTVEGLLPSAEQVPGERYVHGERLRSYVVSVKRGPKGPQIMLSRKHPNLVRKLFALEVPEIADGTVEISALAREAGHRSKIAVHAKHQGVNAKGACIGPMGSRVRAVMTELRGEKIDIVDFSDDPAQFIAAALSPSRVESVEIVDDRARSARVIVPDFQLSLAIGKEGQNARLAAKLTGWRIDIRPDTVAPGDSETAD
- a CDS encoding YlxR family protein → MSGRTRGRRNPSVSTTRHAGLRTCVGCRARDERSALLRVVALAGNDAAHDDVAGLVPDERGRLPGRGAWLHPRPDCLDLADQRRAFPRALRITHKVDLTRLRDWIEQR